The following proteins are encoded in a genomic region of Planctomycetaceae bacterium:
- the infB gene encoding translation initiation factor IF-2, with translation MAKRRVFEIARDLGVTSKAILHKCQAEGIDLDNHMSTVSAGLEETITEWFSQGQTITAVETTEPVDLEREHAEATKARRRRGRGKTAAEEPAAETAAEPAAVAEEPAPAEQPEQPPVEEQPPAPPEEPLVEQAPAPAPQPVQAAVPEAPAPAPQEPPAEPAAEPPQAAEPVKPVVMAAGPQVVPRPAVMKGPKVVRVERPEAVESPRRRRPPMARPAGVSGASLASPAPGAAPKKILTAQEEEEEARKTGKKRSPRRRGRGAADGGDKIKEWGNVDLEERSLRLASAGGGLRRHRANVTRASTIGGPNVKTGKVEIAEPISIKGLSEATGIKTAELIKKLMGLGTMATINQVMQTSLAETIVAEYGIELVVQMAHTAQDKLLQAMDARVKSDLVNRAPVVAFLGHVDHGKTSLLDRIRDTAVADGEAGGITQHIGAYRYDKDNLHVVFLDTPGHEAFTAMRARGANMTDVVVLVVAADDGVMPQTAEAISHAKAAGVALVVACNKIDLPGANVQRLMGQLAEHGVTVREWGGDVEMIQTSAVTGKGVPELIELLSLEAEILELKAEEDAPATGFVIESQMDPGRGVVARLLVRNGTLRIGDVLVAGRGFGRVRSMIDSHGRSLREAGPSMPIEVAGLDEIPQAGDRFYVVENIESARNVASEYKEASRSRTLTNASPLTLDNLFSRIEDGAVTEVPMILKADVQGSIEALTGTLGKLSTGEVRVNILHAAVGGISTGDVTLAQASGAIIVGFNVVADSAARALAEEKKIGIRLYRIIYEVVDDIRKLMSEGLKPEIRQETLGRAEVRQVFKISRIGTVAGCIVSEGRVARNAKVRIIRNNVVVSDERTVESLKRHKDDVREARSGTECGIKLLGYDDVKEGDSLEFYQQTEVARSL, from the coding sequence TTGGCAAAGCGAAGAGTTTTTGAAATAGCCCGAGACCTGGGAGTCACCAGCAAGGCCATCTTGCATAAGTGCCAGGCTGAAGGCATCGACCTGGACAATCACATGTCCACCGTGTCGGCAGGTCTGGAAGAGACCATCACTGAATGGTTCAGCCAGGGACAGACGATCACCGCCGTCGAAACCACCGAACCGGTCGACCTGGAGCGAGAGCACGCTGAAGCCACCAAGGCCCGGCGCCGCCGCGGTCGCGGAAAGACCGCCGCCGAAGAGCCCGCCGCCGAGACCGCCGCAGAACCCGCCGCTGTCGCCGAAGAGCCGGCGCCCGCCGAGCAGCCCGAACAACCCCCCGTCGAAGAGCAACCCCCCGCGCCGCCGGAAGAACCTCTCGTCGAGCAGGCGCCCGCGCCCGCGCCTCAACCGGTGCAGGCCGCCGTCCCCGAGGCCCCGGCCCCGGCGCCGCAGGAACCGCCCGCCGAGCCCGCCGCCGAACCGCCCCAGGCCGCCGAACCGGTCAAACCTGTCGTGATGGCCGCCGGTCCTCAGGTCGTGCCCCGGCCGGCCGTCATGAAAGGCCCCAAGGTCGTGCGCGTCGAGCGCCCCGAGGCGGTCGAGTCGCCGCGCCGGCGCCGCCCGCCAATGGCGCGTCCGGCCGGAGTCTCCGGAGCGTCCCTCGCCTCGCCGGCCCCGGGGGCGGCCCCCAAGAAGATCCTCACTGCCCAGGAAGAGGAAGAAGAAGCCCGCAAAACCGGAAAGAAACGCAGCCCCCGACGCCGCGGGCGCGGCGCCGCCGACGGCGGCGACAAGATCAAGGAATGGGGCAACGTCGACCTGGAAGAGCGCTCGCTGCGACTGGCGTCGGCAGGGGGAGGCCTTCGCCGCCACCGCGCCAATGTCACCCGCGCCAGCACCATCGGCGGACCCAACGTCAAGACCGGAAAGGTCGAGATCGCCGAGCCCATCAGCATTAAAGGCCTCTCCGAAGCCACCGGCATCAAGACGGCCGAACTGATCAAGAAGCTGATGGGCCTGGGCACGATGGCCACGATCAACCAGGTGATGCAGACATCGCTGGCCGAGACGATAGTCGCCGAGTACGGCATCGAGTTGGTCGTGCAGATGGCCCATACGGCGCAGGACAAGCTGCTCCAGGCCATGGACGCACGCGTTAAGTCCGATCTGGTCAACCGGGCGCCGGTCGTGGCGTTCCTGGGACACGTGGACCACGGCAAAACGTCGCTGCTGGACCGCATCCGCGATACGGCCGTCGCCGACGGCGAGGCGGGCGGAATCACCCAGCACATCGGCGCGTACCGCTATGACAAGGACAACCTGCACGTGGTCTTCCTGGATACGCCCGGGCACGAGGCCTTTACCGCCATGCGAGCCCGCGGCGCCAACATGACCGACGTGGTCGTGCTGGTCGTCGCCGCCGACGACGGCGTCATGCCCCAGACCGCCGAGGCGATCAGTCACGCCAAGGCCGCCGGCGTGGCGCTGGTGGTGGCGTGCAACAAGATCGACCTGCCCGGCGCCAACGTGCAGCGCCTGATGGGCCAGTTGGCCGAACACGGCGTGACCGTGCGCGAGTGGGGCGGCGACGTCGAAATGATCCAGACCAGCGCCGTCACCGGCAAGGGCGTGCCCGAGCTGATCGAGTTGCTGAGCCTCGAGGCCGAAATCCTCGAGCTCAAGGCCGAGGAAGACGCCCCGGCGACAGGGTTCGTCATCGAAAGCCAGATGGATCCCGGGCGCGGCGTCGTGGCGCGCCTCCTGGTCCGCAACGGAACGCTGCGCATCGGCGACGTGCTGGTAGCCGGCAGGGGCTTTGGCCGCGTGCGGTCGATGATCGACAGCCACGGGCGCAGCCTCCGCGAGGCCGGGCCTTCCATGCCGATCGAGGTGGCCGGGCTGGACGAGATCCCCCAGGCCGGCGACCGCTTCTACGTGGTCGAGAACATCGAAAGCGCCCGCAACGTCGCCAGCGAGTACAAGGAAGCCTCACGCTCCCGCACCCTGACCAACGCCTCGCCGCTGACGCTGGACAACCTCTTCAGCCGCATCGAAGACGGCGCCGTCACCGAGGTTCCGATGATCCTCAAGGCCGACGTTCAGGGCTCTATCGAGGCCCTGACCGGAACGCTGGGCAAGCTCTCCACCGGCGAGGTGCGGGTCAACATCCTGCATGCCGCCGTCGGCGGCATCAGCACCGGCGACGTGACGCTGGCCCAGGCCAGCGGGGCTATCATTGTCGGCTTCAACGTCGTTGCCGACTCGGCCGCCCGCGCCCTGGCGGAAGAAAAGAAAATCGGCATCCGCCTCTACCGCATCATCTATGAGGTGGTCGACGACATCCGCAAGCTGATGAGCGAAGGGCTCAAGCCCGAGATTCGCCAGGAGACGCTCGGCCGTGCCGAGGTGCGCCAGGTTTTCAAGATCTCGCGGATCGGAACGGTCGCCGGGTGCATCGTCAGCGAAGGGCGCGTCGCGCGAAACGCCAAGGTGCGCATCATCCGCAACAACGTCGTCGTCTCGGACGAGCGGACGGTGGAAAGCCTCAAACGCCACAAGGACGACGTTCGCGAGGCCCGCTCCGGAACCGAATGCGGCATCAAGCTGCTGGGCTACGATGATGTGAAGGAAGGCGACTCCCTCGAGTTCTACCAGCAGACCGAGGTGGCTCGGTCGCTGTAA
- the nusA gene encoding transcription termination factor NusA — MNQELLRIIEALCRDKNIDKELVFQDLEAAVRSAIRKAGVESEDVTVQFDRVSGEITATINGQPKSIRELGRIPAQTAKQVIFQRLREAERGSISDEFRQRRGQIVTGRTGRWEGGSMIVDLGRTEAFMPRSEQIPGESYQSDQRVRAMILDVREQPNQVRVILSRTHPDFIRALFELEVPEVAEGIIEIKALAREAGYRTKVAVDSTDSKVDAVGACVGVRGSRIRNIVDELGGEKIDIVRWNESSKVLIANSLKPAEVAEIALCFELGRATVVVVEDQLSLAIGKRGQNVRLAARLTNWDIDILTPNEFNGALDILEKALRGVEGVDATVVDQIVAMGMVNVLDVDEVGVGPLVSEIKLSPEVAKGIVARCGQEAKRVASEKAAADAAAKAAGKSARVRGTPAAASVDELAADAGVPAEDQTPEPQAPTEPEQS; from the coding sequence ATGAATCAGGAACTGTTGAGAATCATCGAGGCGCTCTGCCGCGACAAGAACATCGACAAGGAACTGGTCTTCCAGGACCTCGAGGCCGCCGTCCGCTCAGCGATCCGCAAAGCCGGTGTCGAGAGCGAAGACGTGACCGTGCAGTTCGACCGCGTCAGCGGCGAGATCACCGCGACGATCAACGGCCAGCCCAAGAGCATCCGCGAATTGGGGCGCATCCCTGCCCAGACCGCCAAACAGGTGATTTTCCAGCGTCTTCGCGAGGCCGAACGAGGCAGCATCAGCGACGAGTTTCGCCAGCGTCGCGGGCAGATCGTCACCGGGCGCACCGGGCGATGGGAAGGCGGTTCCATGATCGTCGACCTGGGGCGCACCGAGGCGTTCATGCCCCGCAGCGAACAGATCCCCGGCGAAAGCTACCAGAGCGACCAGCGCGTCCGCGCCATGATCCTGGACGTGCGGGAACAGCCCAACCAGGTGCGCGTGATCCTCTCGCGAACGCACCCGGACTTCATCCGCGCCCTGTTCGAGCTGGAAGTGCCTGAAGTGGCCGAAGGCATCATCGAGATCAAGGCCCTGGCCCGAGAGGCCGGCTACCGCACGAAGGTGGCCGTCGACAGCACCGACTCGAAGGTCGACGCCGTCGGAGCCTGCGTGGGCGTTCGCGGCAGCCGCATCCGCAACATCGTCGACGAACTCGGCGGCGAGAAGATCGACATCGTCCGCTGGAACGAGTCCAGCAAGGTGCTGATCGCCAACTCGCTCAAGCCTGCCGAGGTGGCCGAGATCGCCCTGTGCTTTGAGCTGGGGCGGGCGACGGTCGTGGTGGTCGAAGACCAGCTTTCACTGGCCATCGGAAAGCGCGGGCAGAACGTGCGCCTGGCGGCGAGGTTGACGAACTGGGACATCGACATCCTGACGCCCAACGAGTTCAACGGGGCGCTGGATATTCTGGAAAAGGCCCTTCGCGGGGTCGAGGGCGTCGACGCCACGGTCGTCGACCAGATCGTGGCCATGGGCATGGTCAACGTGCTGGATGTCGACGAAGTGGGCGTCGGACCGCTGGTCAGCGAGATCAAGCTCTCGCCGGAAGTGGCCAAGGGCATCGTCGCCCGCTGCGGGCAGGAAGCCAAGCGCGTCGCCAGCGAGAAGGCCGCCGCCGATGCCGCCGCCAAGGCCGCCGGAAAATCCGCCCGCGTTCGTGGAACGCCTGCCGCCGCCAGCGTCGATGAACTTGCCGCAGACGCCGGCGTACCAGCAGAGGACCAAACCCCTGAGCCCCAGGCGCCCACGGAGCCAGAGCAGTCGTAA
- the serS gene encoding serine--tRNA ligase: MIDIKQLRAQPEKFAQAARDKKFNVDIQALLDIDARLLDARREVQDIRTRQNAAGKDIARLSGDQKQKAIAELAQLKARGKELAALIEQLEPQFNELMLLVPQPAAAEVPVGADDTENVELRRCGQPPQFDFEPRDHVELGELLDIIDIPRGVKLAGTRNYVLKGAGAMLHQAVLRLAIDQMHAKGYTLMSVPVLVDEKVMYGTGYFPLGREQAYLVERDGMSLVGTAEVPLTAYHTDEILQESDLPRKYFALSTCFRREAGAAGKDTRGIYRIHSFDKVEQVVLCRNDEEVSRTLHQEILQNAEDVLTALELPYRVVNVCTGDLGQGQVQKFDIETWMPSRGGYGETHSASRFYEFQARRLNIRYRDAGGEIKFVHTLNNTVIASPRVLIAILEINQNPDGSVNIPKALRPYMGGMEKIVARASCP, from the coding sequence ATGATCGATATCAAACAACTTCGCGCACAGCCCGAAAAGTTCGCACAGGCGGCGCGCGACAAGAAGTTCAACGTGGACATCCAGGCCTTGCTGGACATCGACGCCCGTCTGCTCGATGCGCGGCGAGAAGTTCAGGACATCCGCACGCGGCAGAACGCCGCCGGCAAAGACATTGCCCGCCTCAGCGGCGACCAGAAGCAAAAGGCCATCGCCGAGTTGGCGCAGCTTAAGGCCCGGGGCAAGGAACTGGCCGCACTGATCGAGCAGCTCGAACCGCAGTTCAACGAGCTGATGCTGCTGGTGCCCCAGCCGGCCGCCGCGGAGGTGCCTGTCGGCGCCGACGACACCGAGAACGTCGAGCTGCGCCGCTGCGGCCAGCCGCCGCAGTTTGACTTCGAGCCCAGGGACCATGTCGAGTTGGGCGAGTTGCTGGACATTATCGACATCCCGCGCGGCGTCAAGCTGGCCGGGACGCGAAACTACGTCCTCAAGGGCGCCGGGGCGATGCTCCACCAGGCCGTGTTGCGACTGGCCATCGACCAGATGCACGCCAAGGGCTACACGCTGATGAGCGTTCCGGTGCTGGTGGATGAAAAAGTCATGTACGGCACGGGATACTTCCCGCTGGGGCGAGAGCAGGCGTACCTCGTCGAACGCGACGGCATGAGCCTGGTCGGCACGGCCGAGGTGCCCCTGACGGCGTACCATACCGACGAGATCCTCCAGGAGTCGGACCTGCCTCGCAAGTACTTCGCCCTGAGCACGTGCTTTCGCCGCGAGGCGGGGGCGGCCGGCAAGGACACGCGCGGGATCTACCGCATTCACTCGTTCGACAAAGTCGAGCAGGTCGTGCTCTGCCGCAACGACGAGGAGGTCTCGCGCACGCTGCACCAGGAGATTTTGCAAAACGCCGAGGACGTGCTGACCGCGCTGGAACTGCCATACCGCGTCGTCAACGTCTGCACCGGCGACCTGGGGCAGGGGCAGGTGCAGAAGTTCGACATCGAGACCTGGATGCCCTCGCGCGGCGGATACGGCGAGACGCACTCGGCCAGCCGCTTTTATGAGTTCCAGGCCCGGCGGCTGAACATCCGCTATCGCGACGCCGGCGGCGAGATCAAGTTCGTACACACGCTGAACAATACCGTGATCGCCTCGCCGCGCGTGCTGATCGCGATTCTGGAGATCAACCAGAACCCCGACGGCAGCGTCAACATCCCCAAAGCCTTGAGGCCTTACATGGGCGGGATGGAGAAGATAGTAGCACGGGCATCTTGCCCGTGA
- a CDS encoding DUF4870 domain-containing protein — protein sequence MTQTPPETPVTPPPSGDKDARTWAIVSHLAALIAFLGIPLGNVIGPLVVWLIKRDIPLVDENGKEALNFQITVAIAYVAGVILTVTGIGACIGVPILIAAGLVDLIFIIIAAVKVSGGESYKYPFSLRLVK from the coding sequence ATGACACAGACACCTCCCGAAACGCCGGTCACCCCGCCGCCGTCTGGCGATAAAGATGCGCGGACCTGGGCTATAGTTTCTCACCTGGCGGCCCTGATTGCCTTCCTGGGCATCCCGCTGGGCAACGTGATCGGCCCACTGGTGGTGTGGCTCATCAAGCGCGACATTCCGCTGGTGGACGAGAACGGCAAAGAAGCACTGAACTTTCAGATTACCGTGGCTATTGCCTATGTCGCAGGAGTGATCTTGACCGTCACGGGAATCGGCGCCTGTATTGGCGTTCCCATTCTCATTGCTGCGGGCCTTGTGGACTTGATCTTCATCATCATCGCCGCGGTCAAGGTCTCGGGCGGCGAGTCGTACAAGTATCCATTTTCCCTGCGCCTGGTGAAGTAA
- the aroF gene encoding 3-deoxy-7-phosphoheptulonate synthase codes for MIVVMKPGATEKQVEHVVRLVQEFGLREHVIHGTDRTVVACLGDKRAVDKTAIETAPMVERIVPILAPYKMASTEVKRTRTQISVGPGKFPLGGKKVGVIAGPCSVENRDQLLRTADAVKAAGCIGLRGGAFKPRSSPYSFQGLRGEGLKILAEAREKTGLAIVTEVVSVETLDEVAACADVLQIGARNMQHYPLLEAVGRVNKPIMLKRGMSATLEEFMLAGEYILNAGNPNVILCERGIRTFEDYVRNTLPLASVPELNDKTHLPVCVDPSHGTGHAHLVPAMSRAAVAAGADCLIIEVHHDPEHALSDGAQSLTPDVLLQLMGQLKRIAQAIGRDA; via the coding sequence ATGATCGTTGTGATGAAACCCGGCGCGACGGAAAAGCAGGTCGAGCACGTGGTGCGCCTCGTGCAGGAGTTCGGTCTGCGCGAGCACGTCATCCACGGCACCGACCGCACGGTGGTGGCCTGCCTGGGCGACAAACGCGCCGTGGACAAGACCGCCATCGAGACCGCCCCGATGGTCGAACGCATCGTGCCGATCCTGGCGCCGTACAAGATGGCCTCGACCGAGGTCAAACGCACCCGCACGCAGATCTCCGTCGGGCCAGGCAAGTTCCCCCTCGGCGGCAAGAAGGTCGGCGTCATCGCCGGACCCTGCAGCGTCGAAAACCGCGACCAGCTCCTGCGCACGGCCGACGCCGTCAAGGCCGCCGGCTGCATCGGTCTGCGCGGCGGGGCGTTCAAGCCTCGCTCCAGCCCGTACAGCTTCCAGGGTCTGCGCGGCGAGGGGCTCAAGATTCTCGCCGAGGCGCGCGAAAAGACCGGCCTGGCGATCGTGACTGAGGTCGTCAGCGTCGAAACGCTGGACGAAGTCGCCGCTTGCGCCGACGTGCTGCAGATCGGCGCCCGCAACATGCAGCACTACCCGCTGCTCGAAGCCGTCGGACGCGTCAACAAGCCCATCATGCTCAAACGAGGCATGAGCGCCACGCTCGAGGAGTTCATGCTGGCGGGAGAGTACATCCTCAACGCCGGCAATCCCAACGTGATCTTGTGCGAGCGGGGCATCCGCACGTTCGAGGACTACGTTCGCAACACGCTGCCGCTGGCGTCGGTGCCCGAACTCAACGACAAGACCCACCTGCCCGTCTGCGTGGACCCTTCGCACGGCACCGGACACGCCCACCTGGTGCCCGCAATGAGCCGCGCCGCCGTGGCCGCCGGCGCCGACTGCCTGATCATCGAAGTACACCACGACCCCGAGCACGCCCTCTCCGACGGCGCGCAGTCGCTGACCCCCGACGTGCTGCTGCAACTGATGGGCCAGCTCAAACGCATCGCCCAGGCCATCGGACGAGACGCTTAA
- a CDS encoding ComEC/Rec2 family competence protein produces MSESPPSSLGGRPKGLLHRLPLAGVAAAFVMGIVAGRYVPLGAGAFAAVGILALAGAAATIRRRHLWPITAGGLLLTIAAIGAVYLQLCYFTVDDDSILHAAGEQATLATLRGVAETSPQIHEQPANPSRGGYTPGPRTRFLLRSTAARTAAGWQRVSGLVQVRIEAADTRIAAGQTLELMGRISRYRQGGNNPGQYDPSERARQAGALVWMKVPGPDAVTILEGQEMNWFVRGLWRLRVLTRQHLLMSSDEPEANLLVALVQGERDPALRSLNTTMMRAGVAHYLSISGQHLAIFLGFIFLLCRLAMLNQRRSGIVVLAVLAAYLLAAQPQAPLLRSAIMAAALCVTLIGGRTYSPINALAAAAIILLAVEPLQLFTAGFQLSFVTVCGLLLLHRPLHEAMLSRWRKRRGLMVFRDSQRFRRWLHTAAIEWSAGIAAVGVAAFVVTSPLAAYHFGLFSPYAALLTLVLLPLMIAVLVPGYLSLATALLLPNVSHSLGRAAAWAAQGLSVAVDAASHLPGLCLELRPVPVWWVLLCYATIALFATRRRLKRGWTWCAAAIIALAGATLWTQRPAPPPERAQLHMLAVGNGQCCILRTPSGRTAVIDAGTGASFDAWEEVLKPFLRQQRLEDPVAVFISHGNTDHFNALPGLLERCRPTVYVNEFFGRPGADKPELDLMAQIARRGLTVVRLAAGDEAAIDGRTRVRVLWPPAGATGLSENDASLVLQVACDGASVVLAGDVGKAPQAALSHPPTRTEALVLPHHGAFTPALGKYIEAADPKIVLVSGAGLLGGASSSAASVKEFFGQLQRTRSCYDTPSRGYVKLELGGDAPASVQTQR; encoded by the coding sequence GTGAGCGAGTCTCCCCCGTCATCACTGGGCGGTCGCCCCAAGGGTCTTCTGCACCGTCTGCCGCTGGCGGGCGTGGCGGCGGCTTTCGTGATGGGCATCGTCGCCGGACGGTACGTGCCTCTGGGCGCGGGAGCTTTCGCGGCAGTTGGTATACTCGCTCTCGCCGGGGCGGCCGCCACGATCCGCCGCCGGCACCTCTGGCCGATCACGGCCGGCGGGCTGCTCCTGACTATCGCCGCCATTGGGGCGGTCTATCTGCAACTGTGCTACTTCACGGTGGATGACGATAGCATTCTTCATGCCGCCGGCGAGCAGGCCACCCTGGCGACGCTGCGCGGCGTGGCGGAAACCTCTCCGCAGATCCATGAACAGCCCGCCAACCCCAGCCGGGGCGGCTACACGCCCGGGCCTCGCACGCGGTTCCTTCTGCGAAGCACAGCCGCCAGAACCGCCGCGGGATGGCAGAGGGTTTCCGGGCTGGTCCAGGTGCGCATCGAGGCGGCCGACACGCGGATAGCGGCCGGGCAGACGCTGGAGTTGATGGGGCGCATCTCCCGCTATCGCCAAGGGGGCAACAATCCCGGCCAGTATGATCCTTCCGAGCGGGCGCGCCAGGCGGGGGCATTGGTCTGGATGAAAGTGCCCGGTCCCGACGCGGTGACCATTCTGGAGGGGCAGGAGATGAACTGGTTCGTGCGCGGCCTGTGGCGGCTGCGGGTTTTGACGCGCCAGCACCTGCTGATGTCCAGCGATGAACCCGAGGCCAACCTGCTGGTGGCCCTGGTGCAGGGTGAGCGCGACCCGGCGCTGCGCAGCCTCAACACGACAATGATGCGGGCCGGCGTGGCGCACTATCTATCGATCTCCGGTCAGCATCTGGCGATCTTCCTGGGCTTCATCTTCCTGCTCTGCCGCCTGGCGATGCTCAACCAGCGACGCTCGGGCATCGTCGTCCTGGCGGTGCTGGCGGCGTACCTGCTGGCGGCACAGCCGCAAGCGCCGCTGCTGCGCTCGGCCATCATGGCCGCGGCGTTATGCGTGACGCTTATCGGCGGACGCACCTATTCTCCGATCAACGCCCTGGCGGCGGCGGCAATCATCCTGCTGGCGGTCGAGCCGCTGCAGTTGTTCACCGCGGGCTTCCAGTTGAGCTTCGTCACGGTCTGCGGGCTGCTGCTGCTCCACCGCCCGCTGCACGAGGCGATGCTGTCTCGATGGCGCAAGCGGCGCGGGCTGATGGTCTTCCGCGACAGCCAGCGGTTCAGGCGATGGCTGCACACGGCGGCCATCGAGTGGTCTGCCGGCATCGCGGCGGTGGGCGTGGCGGCGTTTGTCGTCACCTCGCCGCTGGCGGCGTATCATTTCGGGCTCTTCAGCCCGTACGCGGCGCTGCTGACGCTGGTGCTGCTGCCGCTGATGATCGCGGTGCTGGTTCCGGGCTACCTCTCGCTGGCGACGGCGCTGCTGCTGCCCAACGTGTCGCATTCGCTGGGGCGGGCGGCGGCGTGGGCGGCGCAGGGGCTGTCCGTCGCCGTCGACGCCGCGTCGCACCTGCCGGGCCTGTGCCTGGAGCTGCGCCCCGTGCCGGTCTGGTGGGTGCTGCTGTGCTACGCGACGATCGCCCTGTTCGCCACGCGCCGCCGGCTCAAACGCGGCTGGACCTGGTGCGCCGCGGCAATTATCGCGCTGGCCGGCGCCACGCTCTGGACGCAGCGACCGGCCCCGCCGCCCGAACGGGCTCAGTTGCACATGCTGGCCGTCGGCAACGGGCAGTGCTGCATCCTGCGCACGCCCAGCGGCCGCACCGCCGTCATCGACGCCGGCACCGGCGCCTCCTTCGACGCCTGGGAAGAAGTGCTCAAGCCCTTCCTGCGACAGCAGCGTCTGGAAGACCCCGTCGCGGTCTTCATCTCGCATGGAAACACCGACCACTTCAACGCCCTGCCGGGCCTGCTCGAGCGGTGCCGGCCGACCGTCTACGTTAATGAGTTCTTCGGACGCCCCGGCGCAGACAAGCCTGAGCTGGACCTGATGGCCCAGATCGCCCGCCGCGGGCTGACCGTCGTGCGCCTTGCCGCCGGCGATGAGGCGGCGATCGACGGGCGAACCCGCGTGCGGGTGTTGTGGCCGCCGGCTGGGGCGACGGGGCTGTCCGAGAATGACGCCTCGCTGGTGCTGCAGGTCGCCTGCGACGGCGCTTCGGTGGTGTTGGCGGGCGATGTCGGCAAGGCGCCTCAGGCGGCACTGAGCCATCCGCCCACCCGAACCGAGGCGCTGGTGCTGCCCCATCACGGAGCGTTCACGCCCGCGCTGGGCAAGTACATTGAAGCAGCCGATCCGAAGATCGTGCTCGTCAGCGGCGCCGGGCTCTTGGGCGGAGCGTCCAGTTCGGCCGCCAGCGTCAAAGAGTTCTTCGGTCAACTCCAGCGGACCCGCTCGTGCTACGACACCCCCAGCAGGGGCTACGTAAAACTGGAACTCGGCGGCGACGCTCCGGCCTCGGTGCAGACGCAGCGATGA
- a CDS encoding DUF2752 domain-containing protein, whose protein sequence is MGANEMTFTAGDNPADPPPLPAAPSRWMLRVRGVSLLLPCLAVLAAAFFELPKRVDLPPCSFWVNTHLPCPGCGMTRSMMEMGHGHIVAAFNFHPFGVVLFSGLVAVSLIAGAELVTARDLWGRINPSPWWLAAAVGLLTLSWLWMLISGWLGFKVWWR, encoded by the coding sequence ATGGGCGCAAACGAAATGACCTTTACTGCCGGCGACAATCCGGCTGATCCCCCGCCGCTGCCTGCGGCGCCATCGCGGTGGATGCTCCGCGTGCGCGGCGTGTCGCTGCTGCTGCCGTGCCTGGCGGTGCTGGCGGCGGCGTTCTTCGAGCTGCCCAAACGCGTCGACCTGCCACCCTGCTCGTTCTGGGTCAACACCCACCTGCCCTGCCCCGGTTGCGGCATGACGCGATCGATGATGGAAATGGGACACGGTCATATCGTCGCGGCCTTCAACTTTCATCCCTTCGGCGTGGTGTTGTTCAGCGGCCTGGTGGCCGTATCGCTCATCGCGGGGGCGGAGCTTGTCACCGCCCGTGACCTGTGGGGGCGGATCAATCCCTCGCCGTGGTGGCTGGCGGCGGCCGTGGGGCTGCTGACGCTGAGCTGGCTGTGGATGCTGATCAGCGGATGGCTGGGCTTCAAGGTCTGGTGGCGATGA
- a CDS encoding superoxide dismutase, giving the protein MDISRRDVVTALGAAGTVLAAGGALAEGADVRTDPAVTLQQGYKGNEYVLPPLPYDFKALEPAYNGEALKIHYEKHHAGYVKGLNAAMADLAAARSKGDMAQVKALSRDLAFNGSGHVLHTLFWHSMTPGGAKPTDSLAKAMNDSFGSVEACQKQFAAATKTVEASGWGVLAYEPIARKLVILQAERHQDLTIWGVAPLLVCDVWEHAYYLQYQNKRADWVDAFVEKLANWEYAAARLALCSM; this is encoded by the coding sequence ATGGACATTTCCAGACGCGATGTGGTGACTGCCCTTGGCGCGGCGGGGACGGTGCTCGCTGCCGGCGGGGCGCTGGCTGAGGGGGCCGACGTGCGGACCGACCCGGCGGTCACGCTTCAGCAGGGTTACAAGGGCAACGAGTACGTCCTTCCGCCCTTGCCGTACGACTTCAAAGCTCTCGAACCGGCGTACAACGGCGAAGCGCTCAAGATCCACTACGAGAAACATCACGCCGGATACGTCAAGGGGCTCAACGCCGCGATGGCGGATCTGGCGGCCGCCCGCAGCAAGGGCGACATGGCTCAGGTCAAGGCGTTGTCTCGCGACCTGGCGTTCAACGGCAGCGGGCACGTGCTGCACACGCTGTTCTGGCATTCGATGACGCCCGGCGGCGCCAAGCCGACCGATTCGCTGGCCAAGGCGATGAACGACAGCTTTGGCAGCGTTGAGGCCTGCCAAAAGCAGTTCGCCGCCGCCACCAAGACCGTCGAGGCCAGCGGATGGGGCGTTCTGGCGTACGAACCGATCGCCCGCAAGCTGGTGATCCTTCAGGCCGAGCGCCACCAGGACCTGACGATCTGGGGCGTGGCGCCGCTGCTGGTCTGCGACGTGTGGGAGCATGCCTACTACCTGCAGTACCAGAACAAGCGAGCGGACTGGGTGGACGCATTCGTCGAAAAGCTGGCCAACTGGGAGTACGCCGCCGCGCGGTTGGCGCTGTGCTCCATGTGA
- a CDS encoding NifU family protein yields MDAQVGAVIDKIRPMLQADGGDIELVGIDSEGVVSVKLQGACKGCPGAKMTLKMGVERHLKQQVPGVTKVVAVED; encoded by the coding sequence ATGGACGCCCAGGTTGGCGCGGTGATCGACAAGATCAGACCGATGCTCCAGGCCGACGGCGGCGATATCGAATTGGTTGGCATCGACTCCGAAGGCGTGGTGTCGGTCAAGTTGCAGGGCGCCTGCAAGGGCTGCCCCGGCGCCAAGATGACCCTCAAGATGGGCGTCGAGCGCCACCTCAAGCAGCAAGTGCCCGGCGTGACGAAAGTCGTCGCGGTCGAAGACTAA